Proteins from one Aythya fuligula isolate bAytFul2 chromosome 11, bAytFul2.pri, whole genome shotgun sequence genomic window:
- the CELF6 gene encoding CUGBP Elav-like family member 6 isoform X6 has protein sequence MNRPIQVKPADSEGRGEDRKLFVGMLGKQQSEDDVRRLFEPFGQIEECTILRGPDGASKGCAFVKYGSHAEAQAAINSLHGSQTMPGASSSLVVKFADTDKERTLRRMHQMAGQLGIFNPMTIQFGAYGAYTQAIMQQQAALMAAAQGTCLNPMAAIAAAQMQQMAAFNVSGLVAAPLTPSSGTSTPPGISTAPVPSIATPIGVNGFSPLPPQTNGQPASETIYTNGIHPYPAQSPTVADPLQQAYAGMQHYAAAYPTAYAPISQAFPQQAPIIPQQQREGPEGCNLFIYHLPQEFGDAELTQMFLPFGNVISAKVFVDRATNQSKCFGFVSFDNPTSAQAAIQAMNGFQIGMKRLKVQLKRPKDANRPY, from the exons ATGAACCGCCCCATCCAGGTGAAGCCGGCGGACAGCGAGGGACGAGGAG aaGACAGGAAGCTCTTTGTGGGCatgctggggaagcagcagagcgAGGACGACGTCCGGCGCCTCTTTGAGCCCTTCGGCCAGATCGAGGAGTGCACCATCCTCCGCGGGCCCGACGGAGCCAGCAAAG GTTGTGCCTTTGTGAAGTACGGCAGCCACGCCGAGGCACAGGCTGCCATCAACAGCCTGCACGGCAGCCAAACCATGCCG GGCGCCTCGTCCAGCCTGGTGGTGAAGTTTGCGGACACGGACAAGGAGAGGACCCTGCGGCGGATGCATCAGATGGCAGGGCAGCTGGGCATCTTCAACCCCATGACCATCCAGTTCGGCGCCTACGGGGCCTACACGCAGGCG ATCATGCAGCAGCAGGCGGCCCTGATGGCGGCGGCGCAGGGGACCTGCCTGAACCCCATGGCTGCCATCGCTGCCGCCCAGATGCAGCAAATGGCCGCCTTCAACGTCAGCGGGCTGGTGGCCGCCCCCCTCACCCCTTCTTCAG GTACGAGCACCCCTCCTGGCATCAGCACGGCGCCCGTGCCCAGCATCGCCACGCCGATCGGGGTGAATGGCTTCAGCCCGCTGCCGCCGCAGACCAACGGGCAGCCCGCCTCTGAGACCATCTACACCAACGGCATCCACCCCTACCCAG ctcAAAGCCCCACAGTGGCAGATCCCCTCCAGCAAGCCTACGCGGGCATGCAGCACTATGCAG CAGCATATCCCACCGCCTACGCGCCCATCAGCCAAGCCTTCCCCCAGCAAGCGCCCATCATCCCGCAGCAGCAGCGAGAAG GTCCCGAAGGCTGTAACCTGTTTATTTATCACCTGCCCCAGGAGTTCGGGGACGCGGAGCTCACGCAGATGTTCTTGCCTTTCGGCAATGTCATCTCTGCCAAAGTCTTTGTGGACCGTGCCACCAACCAGAGTAAATGCTTTG GTTTCGTCAGTTTTGACAATCCGACTAGCGCTCAGGCAGCCATTCAGGCCATGAACGGCTTCCAGATCGGCATGAAGAGGCTAAAAGTCCAGCTAAAGCGGCCGAAAGATGCCAACAGACCCTACTGA